A genomic region of Ktedonobacteraceae bacterium contains the following coding sequences:
- the purH gene encoding bifunctional phosphoribosylaminoimidazolecarboxamide formyltransferase/IMP cyclohydrolase translates to MRAIISVANREGLSELAQELQAHQIDIFATGGTASVLQEERIPVHAVSELTGFAEILGGRVKTLHPAIFGGILARRDDPAHFAELQEYQIAPIDIVVVNLYPFAETIARPGVTLGEAQEQIDIGGVSLIRAAAKNFQDVIVLVRPEDYAPVMREWHMLGQVSFETRRHLAAVAFQHTASYDTAIAEHLRVQSEGLFPEDLTLPLHLVQSLRYGENPHQQAAFYRWAMPNFSLKTPTIASAEVLHGKELSFNNLIDLDAAMGAAGSFTAPTIAIIKHTNPCGLACGDVLVEAYKKAHMGDPISAYGGIIGSNRSIDEATAHEISQLFYEAIIAPGYTPEALEILRKKKNLRLLATHTPIDPPSINTGLLQSGRFDIRSVSGGLLLQTPDAVGEPELTYKVVSEREPNLEELTDLLFAWKVVRHVKSNAIVLAHKLVLVGVGAGQMNRVASVQLAVEKAADRARGSVLASDAYFPFPDGVETAARAGVTAIIQPGGSIRDDEAIRMANRYAIAMIFTGRRHFRH, encoded by the coding sequence ATGCGAGCAATTATCAGTGTTGCCAACCGTGAAGGTCTCAGTGAATTAGCACAGGAGCTACAGGCTCATCAGATAGATATTTTCGCGACCGGAGGAACCGCCAGTGTATTGCAGGAGGAAAGGATTCCTGTACATGCAGTCAGCGAACTGACCGGCTTTGCCGAAATACTCGGTGGAAGGGTCAAGACGCTGCACCCCGCGATTTTTGGAGGTATTCTCGCGCGCCGCGATGATCCGGCGCATTTTGCTGAGTTACAGGAATACCAGATAGCCCCCATTGATATAGTAGTGGTCAATCTCTATCCTTTTGCCGAAACCATTGCCCGTCCAGGCGTAACACTCGGTGAAGCGCAAGAACAGATTGATATCGGCGGTGTCTCGTTGATCCGCGCCGCGGCCAAGAATTTCCAGGACGTGATTGTGCTGGTGCGGCCCGAAGATTACGCTCCTGTAATGCGGGAGTGGCATATGCTTGGACAGGTAAGTTTTGAGACACGCCGCCATCTTGCCGCTGTTGCATTTCAGCATACAGCCAGCTATGACACCGCCATTGCTGAACATCTTCGCGTGCAGTCCGAAGGACTATTCCCTGAAGACCTGACGCTGCCCCTGCACCTGGTGCAGTCCTTGCGCTACGGCGAAAATCCACACCAGCAGGCGGCTTTCTATCGTTGGGCGATGCCCAATTTCTCCCTTAAAACGCCTACTATCGCGAGTGCGGAGGTATTACATGGAAAGGAGCTTTCCTTTAACAATCTGATTGACCTCGATGCGGCAATGGGAGCTGCCGGTAGTTTCACCGCTCCGACAATCGCCATCATCAAGCATACGAACCCTTGTGGATTAGCCTGCGGCGATGTGCTTGTGGAGGCCTACAAAAAAGCCCATATGGGCGATCCTATTTCAGCGTATGGTGGCATCATTGGTTCAAATCGTTCCATTGATGAAGCCACGGCGCACGAGATCAGCCAGTTGTTCTATGAAGCAATCATTGCCCCGGGCTATACACCTGAGGCGCTTGAGATATTGCGTAAGAAGAAGAATCTGCGATTGCTGGCGACACATACTCCCATCGATCCACCCAGCATCAATACCGGGTTGCTCCAGTCCGGGCGCTTCGATATTCGTAGTGTCAGTGGGGGTCTGCTTTTGCAAACGCCTGATGCCGTGGGGGAGCCGGAACTGACATACAAGGTCGTCAGCGAGCGCGAACCAAATCTGGAAGAGTTGACGGACCTGCTCTTTGCCTGGAAAGTAGTGCGGCATGTCAAATCGAATGCCATCGTGTTAGCGCATAAGCTGGTATTAGTGGGCGTTGGAGCGGGCCAGATGAACCGTGTTGCCAGCGTACAACTGGCGGTCGAAAAAGCCGCCGACCGCGCGCGCGGCTCGGTACTGGCATCGGATGCCTACTTCCCATTCCCCGATGGCGTCGAGACCGCTGCCAGGGCCGGAGTGACAGCAATTATCCAGCCAGGTGGTTCCATCCGTGACGATGAAGCGATTCGTATGGCTAACAGGTATGCAATTGCCATGATTTTTACGGGCAGGCGGCACTTCCGGCACTAG